tccctcactgtcactATGTTAGCTCAATGTTGGGTGATTCCATgtccctcactgttacctagctcaatgttaaggtgattccttatccctcactgtcacctagctcaatgttaaggtgattcatgtcccctcactgttacctagctcaatgttaaggtgattcatatccctcactgtcacctagatctagctcaatgttaaggtgattcatatccctcactgttacctagatctagctcaatgttaaaggtgattcatatccctcactgtcacctagatctagctcaatgttaaggtgattcatgtcctcactgtcacctagctcaatgttaaggtgattcatgtccctcactgttacctagctcaatgttaaggtgattcttATCCCTCACTGttcacctagctcaatgttaaggtgattcttatccctcactgtcacctagctcaatgttaaggtgattcatatccctcactgtcacctagctctatgttaagattgattcatatcccctcactgtcacctagctcaatgttaaggtgattcatgtccctcactgttacctagctcaatgttaaggtgattcatatccctcactgttacctagctcaatgttaaggtgattcatatccctcactgtcacctagctcaatgttaaggtgattcatatccctcacagtcacctagatctagctcaatgttaaggtgattcatatccctcactgtcacctagctcaatgttaaggtgattcatatccctcactgttacctagatctagctcaatgttaggtgattcatgtccctcactgttacctagctcaatgttaaggtgattcatatcctcactgtcacctagctcaatgtaAGGGTGATTCAGTCCCTCACTGTTGATTCATGATTCACTatccctcactgttacctagctcaatgttaaggtgattcatatccctcactgttacctagctcaatgttaaggtgattcatatccctcactgtcacctagctcaatgttaaggtgattcatatctcactgtcacctagatctagctcaatgttaattgattcatatccctcactgtcacctagatctagctcaatgttaaggtgattcatatccctcactgtcactagatctagctcaatgtagattgattcatatccctcactgtcacctagatctagctcaatgttaaaggtgattcatatcctcactgtcacctagatctagctcaatgttaaggtgattccaTATCCCTCACATCccctagatctagctcaatgttaaggtgattcatatccctcactgtcacctagctcaatgttaaggtgattcatgtccctcactgttacctagctcaatgttaaggtgattcatatccctcactgtcacctagctcaatgttaaggtgattcatatccctcactgtcacctagctcaatgttaaggtgattcatatccctcactgtcacctagctcaatgttaaggtgattcatatccctcactgtcacctagatctagctcaatgttaaggtgattcatatccctcactgtcacctagctcaatgttaaggtgattcatatccctcactgtcacctagctcaatgttaaggtgattcatatccctcactgtcacctagctcaatgttaaggtgattcatatccctcactgtcacctagctcaatgttaaggtgattcatatccctcactgtcacctagctcaatgttaaggtgattcatatccctcactgtcacctagctcaatgttaaattGATTCATAtctcactgtcacctagctcaatgttaaggtgattcatgtcctcactgttacctagctcaatgttaaggtgattcatatccctcacagtcactagatctagctcaatgttaaggtgattcatatccctcactattacctagatctagctcaatgttaaggtgattccatatccctcactgttacctagatctagctcaatgttaaggtgattcatgtcctcactgttacctagctcaatgttaaggtgattcatatccctcccactgtcactagctcaatgttaaggtgattcatgtccctcactgttacctggctcaatgttaaggtgattcatatccctcactgtcacctagctcaatgttaggtgattcatatccctcactgtcacctagctcaatgttaaggtgattcacttatcccctcactgtcacctagctcaatgttaaggtgattcatatcccctcactgtcacctagctcaatgttaaggtgattcatgtccctcactgtcacctagctcaatgttaagatttgattcatatccctcactgtcactagctcaatgttaaggtgattcatatccctcactgttacctagcTCAATGTGGAGTGATTCATGtcctcactgtcacctagctcaatgttaaggtgattcatatccctcactgtcacctagctcaatgttaaggtgattcatatccctcactgttacctagctcaatgttaggtgattcatatccctcactgtcacctagctcaatgttaaggtgattcatatcctcactgttacctagctcaatgttagGTGATTCTTATCCCTCACTGtttacctagctcaatgttaaggtgattcatatcctcactgtcacctagctcaatgttaaggtgattcatatcccctcactgtcacctagatctagctcaatgttaaggtgattcatatccctcactgtcacctagatctagctcaatgttaaggtgattcatatccctcactgtcacctagatctagctcaatgttaaggtgattcatatccctcactgtcacctagctcaatgttaaggtgattcatgtccctcactgttacctagctcaatgttaaggtgattcatatccctcactgtcacctagctcaatgttaaggtgattcatgtccctcactgttacctagctcaatgttaaggtgattcatatccctcacagtcacctagatctagctcaatgttaaggtgattcatatccctcactgttacctagatctagctcaatgttaaggtgattcatatccctcactgttacctagatctagctcaatgttaaggtgattcatgtccctcactgttacctagctcaatgttaaggtgattcatatccctcactgtcacctagctcaatgttaaggtgattcatgtccctcactgttacctagctcaatgttaaggtgattcatatccctcactgtcacctagctcaatgttaaggtgattcatatccctcactgtcacctagctcaatgttaaggtgattcatatccctcactgttacctagctcaatgttaaggtgattcatatcccctcactgtcacctagctcaatgttaaggtgattccttatccctcactgtcacctagctcaatgttaaggtgattcatatcccctcactgtcacctagctcaatgttaaggtgattcatgtccctcactgttacctagctcaatgttaggtgattcatatccctcactgtcacctagctcaatggtgattcatatccctcactgttacctagctcaatgttaaggtgattcatatcctcaCTGTCACCtaagctcaatgttaaggtgattcatatccctcactgtcacctagctcaatgttaaggtgattccttatccctcactgttacctagctcaatgttaaggtgattcatatccctcactgtcacccagctcaatgttaaggtgattatatcctcactgttacctagctcaatgttaaggtgattcatatccctcactgttactagctcaatgttaaggtgattcatatcacTGTcactagctcaatgttaaggtgattcatcccctcactgtcacctagatctagctcaatgttaaggtgattcatatcctcactgtcacctagatctagctcaatgttaggtgatcatatccctcactgtcacctagatctagctcaatgttaaggtgattcatatccctccactgtcacctagatctagctcaatgttaaggtgattcatatcctcactgtcacctagatctagctcaatgttaaggtgattcatatcctcactgtcacctagatctagctcaatgttaaggtgattcatatcctcactgtcacctagatctagctcaatgttaaggtgattcatatcctcaCTGTCATAGATCTAGCTCactgattcatatccctcactgatctagctcaatgttaaggtgattcatgtccCCTCACTGTTGTGGATCTGTATTGAAAATAGTCCCCCAGAAATGATTTAAACTTTCCACAAAGAACAATTAAACTAGAGTTTTCCCAGGTCTGGAGAACTCCTAACCTTATTGAGCAGTAATTTAAAAACTAGAGTTTTCCCAGGTCTGGAGAACTCCTAACCTTATTGAGCAGTAATTTAAAACTAGAGTTTTCCCAGGTCTGGAGAACTCCTAACCTTATTGAGCAGTAATTTAAAACTAGAGTTTTCCCAGGTCTGGAGAACTCCTAACCTTATTGAGCAGTAATTTAAAACTAGAGTTTTCCCAGGTCTGGAGAACTCCTAACCTTATTGAGCAGTAATTTAAAACCAGAGTTTTCCCAGGTCTGGAGAACTTCTAACCTTATTGAGCAGTCATTTAAAACTAGTTTTCCCAGGTCTGGAGAACTCCTAACCTTATTGAGCCGTAATTTGAACAGGACCCTATAAAATCagtcaatcaaatcaaaatgtatttcctATCAGTTGTCCCAAAGTGCTTCCCAGATATCCAGCCCCCAAAAAGCCTCCGTGGGTAAAGACACTAACCTGTAGGAGACAGTGGGAGCTCATGGCTCTGTAGCAGGCTCTGTAACACTTGTAGGTTGGCCTGTCTCCCAGACAGTAGCCCCATCTCTTGACCACGTGGAAGCGCTTGGCGTGccagatgtgagtctccagccaCAGGTTCTTCCGCTGGCGGCGGTTGAACTCCAGGAGCATGTTGCCGTGGCGACGCCGGGCTTTACGGCTCTTGCTCTTGGACTGTTCCTTCTTCACCTTCTGACCAGCCTTCTGACTCTTCTCCAACTGGACCAGAGAGGAAACATACAGGATGTTTATATTAGTCCGGCTCTAGGTGTGGCTAGTCCGGCTCTAGGTGTGGCTAGTCCGGCTCTAGGTGTGGCTAGTCCGGCTCTAGGTGTGGCTAGTCCTAGGTGTGGCCAGTCCGGCTCTAGGTGTGGCTAGTCCGGCTCTAGGTGTGGCTAGTCCTAGGTGTGGCTAGTCCTAGGTGTGGCTAGTCCTAGGTGTGGCTAGTCCGGCTCTAGGTGTGGCCAGTCCGGCTCTAGGTGTGGCCAGTCCGGCTCTAGGTGTGGCCAGTCCGGCTCTAGGTGTGGCCAGTCCTAGGTGTGGCTAGTCCGGCTCTAGGTGTGGCTAGTCCCTCTCTAGGTGTGGCTAGTCCGGCTCTAGGTGTGGCTAGTCCGGCTCTAGGTGTGGCTAGTCCGGCTCTAGGTGTGGCTAGTCCTAGGTGTGGCTAGTCCGGCTCTAGGTGTGGCCAGTCCGGCTCTAGGTGTGGCCAGTCCGGCTCTAGGTGTGGCCAGTCCTAGGTGTGGCTAGTCCGGCTCTAGGTGTGGCTAGTCCCTCTCTAGGTGTGGCTAGTCCGGCTCTAGGTGTGGCCAGTCCGGCTCTAGGTGTGGCCAGTCCGGCTCTAGGTGTGGCCAGTCCGGCTCTAGGTGTGGCCAGTCCGGCTCTAGGTGTGGCCAGTCCGGCTCTAGGTGTGACTACTCCGGCTCTAGGTGTGACTACTCCGGCTCTAGGTGTGGCCAGTCCTTCCTCCATGTATGGACATGACAATAACAgagacagatctgggaccatgCTTTAAAGtcaagagagagaaaggcagcagCGTTTcactgtgactgagtgtgtgtgactgagtgtgtgtgactgagtgtgtgtgactgagtgtgtgtgactgagagTGTGTGACTGAGAGTGTGTGACTGAGAGTGTGTGACTGAGAGTGTGTGACTGAGAGTGTGTGACTGAGAGTGTGTGACTgagagtgtgtgacagagagtgtgtgacagagtgactgagtgtgtatgtgactgGGAACGTGTGACTAAGTGTGACTGGGAACGTGTGACtaagtgtgtgtgactgtgtgtgtgtgtgtgtgtctgtgtgtgtgactgtgtgtgtgactgtgtgtgtgtgtgactgtgtgactgtgtgtgtgtgtgtgtgactgtgtgtgtgtgactgtgtgtgtgtgtgactgtgtgtgtgtgtgtgtgtctgtgtgtgtgagactgtgtgtgtgagactaagtgtgtgtgactaagtgtgactgtgtgtgtgactaagtgtgactgtgtgtgtgagactaagtgtgactgtgtgtgtgagactaaGTGTGACTGTGActaagtgtgactgtgtgtgttacttaGACAAACCCACCATGTTGTTGGCCATATCTCTCAGCCTGCAGGGCAGTCTCTTGGTGTTATGGCTCATGGCTCTTCTCCTCATGTGTTTAGGAAGAGCTCCAAACACATGGGAGCTGCCTGTTGTCTTGGTGACGGCCATCAACATGGCCTTCACCTCTGCAGCCCGGGCCTTGGCAAACGCTGAGGCTGAGGAGAGGAGGCACAGCACCACACATCACAAAAGGCTGGCTGGGAGTCAATGGATTGGAGCATC
The Oncorhynchus nerka isolate Pitt River unplaced genomic scaffold, Oner_Uvic_2.0 unplaced_scaffold_4361, whole genome shotgun sequence DNA segment above includes these coding regions:
- the LOC135566535 gene encoding ribonucleases P/MRP protein subunit POP1-like, which produces MGPGFPLRPCPGGGWVRGHQREGHGGYPQALPTHITASAFAKARAAEVKAMLMAVTKTTGSSHVFGALPKHMRRRAMSHNTKRLPCRLRDMANNMLEKSQKAGQKVKKEQSKSKSRKARRRHGNMLLEFNRRQRKNLWLETHIWHAKRFHVVKRWGYCLGDRPTYKCYRACYRAMSSHCLLQVSVFTHGGFLGAGYLGSTLGQLIGNTF